In Penaeus monodon isolate SGIC_2016 chromosome 41, NSTDA_Pmon_1, whole genome shotgun sequence, a single genomic region encodes these proteins:
- the LOC119598696 gene encoding uncharacterized protein LOC119598696, whose amino-acid sequence MSRAAVARSPTTDRLHSLHDKSHISKSRGLNENILWRKPGNISEILRDHALSGKPKNFVRISGKPTTFTHSSWKPINNSHTLWESRNSTHTPWESHNSKKLRNFTDTPWNSTNNPQTLWEPRNSAHPPWESHTSGKPRSYTLTSWEPISVTSTPGKPENSTHLSGKSRRIPDLIPLKTPTKERDQRKEDRASSQEVRHPSKRRNSLGYGEKYQQESLHPVKNTEQTGKAKVRLDAMFEKENHNRKCINESTGTPTSVIARDLGKKGKLSLNKSSMFLKCYTCGKRVKDIYFEEHLFFGESECTQCNWKISSCEAFRENKIDQIMGNSTCLHTLTYCMTPSEYIVNNLSQESPHELDRSKLTSYVYSLKRLEGSDPWKKAIDQCVKFVEGETSQPSEANEDHLHASKSEAVFRVPSSKHEVKNSPSLAYEDGDLILSQSYDIKHLNDAVQFEVARDYPEVTMERSPEMVTEYSTSSLPHRQTNADTCSGSLVSDVASQSTNLSDVDEVVGGLSGAEKRIIETPSNGHYLIVRHAIEECPMCYTEFCPSRFTVNINTFLLSTVCIGCDLTVYIIFDPPDGSAPKIFIETESSPREKQKKRKPSAKDFFKS is encoded by the coding sequence ATGTCGAGAGCAGCCGTAGCCCGATCTCCGACAACAGACAGACTTCATTCCTTGCATGACAAGAGTCACATTTCCAAGTCGCGAGGTTTAAACGAAAATATATTGTGGAGGAAACCTGGCAACATCTCGGAAATCCTAAGAGACCATGCCTTGTCTGGAAAGCCGAAAAATTTTGTCCGAATTTCAGGAAAACCAACGACATTTACTCACTCGTCATGGAAGCCGATTAATAACTCACACACGTTATGGGAGTCAAGGAATTCTACCCACACGCCATGGGAGTCCCACAATTCAAAGAAACTGCGAAACTTCACCGACACGCCATGGAATTCGACAAACAATCCTCAAACGTTATGGGAACCGAGAAACTCTGCCCACCCACCATGGGAGTCCCACACCTCAGGAAAACCAAGAAGCTATACCCTCACGTCATGGGAGCCGATTAGCGTCACATCCACGCCAGGGAAGCCGGAAAATTCTACTCACTTGTCAGGGAAGTCAAGAAGGATCCCTGATTTAATTCCCCTTAAAACCCCAACGAAGGAAAGAGACCAACGGAAGGAAGACCGTGCTAGCAGTCAGGAAGTTAGACATCCATCTAAGAGAAGAAATAGTCTTGGTTATGGTGAAAAGTACCAACAAGAAAGTTTACACCCAGTAAAGAACACAGAGCAAACAGGAAAAGCGAAAGTTAGACTGGATGCTATGTTTGAAAAGGAAAATCATAACAGAAAGTGTATCAATGAGTCCACAGGCACACCCACTTCAGTTATAGCTAGAGAtctagggaaaaaaggaaagttgtCTCTGAACAAGAGTTCCATGTTTCTGAAATGCTATACATGTGGGAAGCGCGTGAAAGATATATACTTTGAGGAGCATCTATTTTTTGGGGAGAGTGAGTGCACTCAGTGCAATTGGAAGATATCCAGCTGTGAAGCCTTCAGAGAAAATAAGATCGATCAAATAATGGGTAACTCAACATGTCTACATACTTTGACATATTGTATGACACCTTCAGAGTATATTGTAAACAATTTATCACAAGAATCACCTCATGAATTGGACAGAAGTAAATTGACTTCTTATGTATACTCTCTAAAGCGATTGGAAGGATCTGATCCATGGAAAAAAGCAATTGATCAGTGTGTAAAGTTTGTGGAAGGAGAGACCTCTCAACCAAGTGAGGCAAATGAAGATCACTTGCATGCATCAAAATCAGAAGCTGTCTTTCGTGTTCCATCAAGCAAACATGAAGTTAAGAACTCGCCTTCACTTGCATATGAAGATGGTGACTTAATCCTTTCTCAATCATATGATATTAAACATTTAAATGATGCAGTTCAATTTGAAGTAGCCAGGGATTACCCAGAGGTGACGATGGAAAGATCACCCGAAATGGTTACTGAATATAGTACTAGCAGCCTACCACATCGTCAAACTAATGCTGATACTTGTAGTGGCAGTCTCGTCAGTGACGTGGCTTCCCAAAGTACAAATTTGTCAGACGTGGATGAAGTAGTTGGCGGTTTGAGTGGTGCTGAAAAAAGGATCATAGAGACCCCATCAAATGGGCATTATCTCATTGTCCGCCATGCAATTGAGGAGTGTCCTATGTGTTATACTGAATTTTGTCCTTCAAGATTTACTGTGAATATAAACACTTTCCTCCTTTCTACAGTGTGCATTGGTTGCGATTTGACTGTTTACATAATTTTTGATCCTCCTGATGGTTCTGCCCCGAAGATTTTCAtagagacagaaagcagccctcgtgagaaacaaaagaagaggaaaccAAGTGCTAAAGATTTCTTTAAAAGTTAA